The following proteins are co-located in the Candidatus Competibacteraceae bacterium genome:
- a CDS encoding cytochrome c5 family protein — translation MNPQVDKSVITTTVTLVAALVLLAAVLFMAAALVGVVDNVAPDDGSRKRSAVLERIKPVARVSFEQPKPVVAVQLSAKQVYDKVCAACHATGTLGAPKTGDKAQWEPRFAQGMDTLVTHAESGIRAMPAKGGDPSLTEANIKDAIVYMLEETGIKVEAAPAAPAAEAAPTTEAAPAAEAAPAAPAAEAAPAAEAAPATEAAPAAEAAPAAPTAEAAPATEAATVEAPSTTPASASTTKTGPAAPEAK, via the coding sequence GTGAACCCGCAAGTTGATAAATCCGTTATCACCACGACCGTCACCCTAGTTGCGGCATTAGTGCTGCTGGCAGCCGTGTTGTTCATGGCCGCCGCCCTTGTCGGCGTGGTCGACAACGTCGCCCCCGATGATGGCTCGCGAAAGCGATCCGCCGTACTCGAACGCATCAAGCCGGTCGCGCGGGTTTCCTTCGAACAACCCAAGCCGGTGGTTGCGGTGCAATTGTCCGCCAAGCAGGTCTACGACAAGGTCTGCGCGGCTTGCCATGCCACCGGTACGCTGGGCGCGCCCAAGACCGGCGACAAAGCGCAGTGGGAACCCCGCTTTGCTCAGGGGATGGATACTCTGGTGACTCACGCCGAGAGCGGCATCCGCGCCATGCCCGCCAAGGGTGGCGATCCGTCGCTGACCGAGGCCAATATTAAAGACGCCATCGTTTACATGCTGGAAGAGACGGGAATCAAGGTAGAAGCTGCTCCCGCCGCGCCCGCCGCCGAAGCCGCGCCCACCACCGAAGCCGCGCCCGCCGCCGAAGCCGCGCCCGCCGCGCCCGCCGCCGAAGCCGCGCCCGCCGCCGAAGCCGCGCCCGCCACCGAAGCCGCGCCCGCCGCCGAAGCCGCACCCGCCGCGCCCACCGCCGAAGCCGCTCCCGCCACCGAAGCCGCGACTGTTGAAGCTCCTTCGACAACCCCCGCTTCAGCATCTACTACTAAAACGGGCCCGGCGGCGCCCGAAGCCAAGTAA
- the gcvT gene encoding glycine cleavage system aminomethyltransferase GcvT, whose product MAKRTPLYAHHAALGAKLVDFGGWDLPLHYGSQLDEHHRVRRVAGVFDVSHMTVVDFADPTPTRALLRHLLANDVARLYPGKALYTCMLNEAGGVIDDLIVYDRGEAGYRLVLNAATRDKDLAWIAPLAERFGAAWRERDDLAMLAVQGPEALARLESVLGVDAVAAARALKPFHALETDALFIARTGYTGEDGVEILPLATTVPELWDRIVAAGIAPCGLGARDTLRLEAGMNLYGSDMDESTTPLVSGLGWTVAWEPAERDFIGRAALERQRAAGAPQSFVGLVLEERGVLRGHQHVFDGEREIGQITSGTFSPTLSRAIALARVEAGAGACCQVAIRGKRLSARVVQPPFVRHGRALIG is encoded by the coding sequence ATGGCCAAACGTACTCCCCTGTATGCCCACCACGCCGCCCTGGGGGCGAAGCTAGTGGACTTTGGCGGCTGGGACCTGCCACTGCATTACGGCTCGCAGCTCGACGAACATCATCGGGTGCGCCGCGTCGCCGGCGTGTTCGACGTGTCGCACATGACGGTGGTCGATTTCGCCGACCCCACTCCGACCCGCGCCCTGCTTCGTCACCTGCTGGCCAACGACGTCGCCCGCCTGTATCCCGGCAAGGCGCTGTACACCTGCATGCTGAACGAAGCCGGTGGGGTGATCGACGACTTGATCGTCTACGACCGGGGCGAGGCCGGCTACCGGCTGGTCCTGAACGCCGCCACCCGCGACAAGGATTTGGCCTGGATCGCGCCGCTCGCCGAACGCTTCGGCGCTGCCTGGCGCGAGCGCGACGATCTGGCGATGCTGGCGGTGCAGGGCCCCGAAGCGCTAGCCCGGCTGGAAAGCGTCCTGGGCGTGGATGCCGTGGCCGCCGCGCGCGCGCTCAAGCCGTTTCATGCTCTGGAAACCGACGCCTTGTTTATCGCCCGTACCGGTTACACCGGCGAGGATGGCGTGGAAATCCTGCCGCTCGCCACCACCGTGCCGGAACTCTGGGACCGGATCGTCGCCGCCGGCATCGCGCCCTGCGGGCTGGGTGCCCGCGACACCCTGCGCCTGGAAGCCGGCATGAATCTATACGGCAGCGACATGGATGAAAGCACCACCCCGCTGGTATCCGGACTGGGCTGGACCGTGGCCTGGGAACCGGCCGAGCGCGACTTCATCGGCCGTGCCGCGCTGGAACGGCAACGGGCGGCTGGCGCGCCGCAAAGCTTCGTCGGTCTGGTGCTGGAGGAGCGCGGCGTGCTGCGCGGCCACCAGCATGTCTTCGACGGCGAACGCGAGATCGGTCAGATCACCAGCGGCACCTTTTCCCCCACCCTGAGCCGCGCCATTGCCCTGGCACGGGTCGAAGCCGGCGCCGGCGCGTGCTGCCAGGTGGCAATCCGCGGCAAACGCCTGTCGGCGCGAGTGGTCCAGCCGCCGTTCGTCCGCCATGGCCGCGCCCTGATCGGATAA